Genomic DNA from Hymenobacter jejuensis:
CTATCACCCGCTTTCAGCACGGCTTTGCCGACTACGCGTACGCCCCATTGGCGGCCGCCGCTCCCCGATTATTTGGATTTGAAAAGGAAAAAACCGCCACGCTCCTGTGTCAAATTTTGGGCGGTGGTGTATTGCTTAACACGTTATTTACCCGCGCCGAATGGGGAGCCGTGAAGACGATTCCGTTCAAAGTGCATCTGGCTACCGACGTCATAGCCGGCGCCCTGACGATGGCGGCGCCGTGGCTGTTTGGGTTTGCCAAAAACAAGCCAGCGCGCAACACTTTCCTCGCGCTTGGCGGCACCAGCCTAGTAGCCGGTCTGATTACGCAACCGGAAGAAATGCCAGAAAATCAATAGATGCTTGTGTAACCATCAGACTATAAATGCTTTATAATCTAGTTGCCATTGTATTCCCCAATCACCTTGGCTGTTTGAGCAGCTAGGTGGTTGGGGCTTTTTGTGGGCGTTTGCTTTCGTCACGCAAGACATCATTCCGATCGAGTGTCTTTCCCCAGCACTTTGGCAGCTACGCCGTTCGCAACGAATTTCAGCTGAAATTTGACGTGGTTGGCGTTCAGGTCAGCATGAATAAGTAGTTGATTATCAATTATATAGTTTACTACGTTATGCGCTTGGTAGCGCACGTCAGCACCCAAGTGTCCTCTTCGCAATTGAGGCACGCGTGTTGCGAAGCCGGCTCCAGGCGTTCGACGTGGCCGCAGGTGCTGCACGCGTAGCTGCCGGTTTGCTCAATCGCTTGCCTGGCTTTGGCAATCACTTCGGGAAACACCGGCAGGCCGGGCCGCATTTGCTCATCCGGGAAGAAGAACACGCTGATGTCGCCGGTGGCTTCGAGGTAGATTTTGTGTACTTGCCCCAAGTGCTCCACCTGTTGCTGGCGAAGCTCCCCGAAAAGCTCCTTTTGGGTGAGATTCTGACCGTCAAGGGCCTTCTTGACAATAACGCCGTCAGCTAGCAAGCATACCGGCTTGCCTTCTAGCCAGTCGCTGAATTTCGGATATATTTCGGTCAGGCGATTGAACAGCAGATACAGCGCCACCACCACCACAAACACCACCAGAATGTGCAGCAGCGGCACGTCGGGGTAAAACATGGCGTCGCCGGCGGCCGAGCCCAGGGCCAGAATAATGCTTAACTCAAAGAGCGACAGCTGCTTAACCTGTCGCCGCCCTGTAATGCGCATCGTGGCAATGATGAGCAGATAGGTCACGATGCAGCGAAAAGCTACTTCCAGCAGAAAAAGCGGCGGCTCCGTTTCGGACCACCAGATGCGGTGCCAATCGAATGGGGTAGTAAGGTCGTCGGCTTGCATGAATTGCTTGTTGGGAAAAACGCACAAGGAATTTAACGCATAACGCGGTTTCGCTCGTTCCTGTTGAGCTCAAGGAAAAGCGAGTCTTTATTATTTGTTATAGTGCTGATAAAGAGAGCCTTATGAAAGCACGATGCTGATACAATTGAGTGTAGCGCTACTGCAAAGGAAGAAACGGAAGCCTTGCCAAACGCTTGCCGGCAGCTTTCGCCTGCGGCATTTGACAAAAGCCAAAAAGGCCCGCTGCACATGTGCAGCGGGCCTTTTTGGCATTAGGGTCATCACCGTTTTAGGCGCTGGCTTGATTGAGTTGCTCCATATATTCGGCGGTAAGCTGCAACTCCGTGGCTTTCAGCAACTCGGTCACTTGCTCGGGGCTGGTAGCGCTGGCGATGGGCGCCGTGAGGCCGGGGCGCGCCATGATCCAGGCGAGCGCTACCTGGGCCGGCGAAGCGTGCAGATGCTCGGCGACTTTGTCAAGCGCCGCCAGAATCTTTAATCCTTTGTCATTCAAATACTTCTGGCCCACGCCGCCACCGCGGGCGCTTTTTTTCAAATCTTCCTGCGAGCGGTATTTGCCGGTCAGGAAGCCGGAAGCGAGGCCGTAATACGGAATCACGCCGACGTTGAATTCCTGACACAGCGGCAACAGGTCTTTTTCAAACTCGGCACGGTCGTAGAGGTTGTAGAGCGGCTGCAACGATTCGTAGCGCGGAAACCCGTGCTGGTGGCTGGCTTCCAGCGACTCGCGCAGGCGTGCCGCCGAAAAATTGGACGCCCCGATCACGCGCACTTTGCCCTCCTGTACGAGCTGGGCGTAGGCTTCGAGGGTTTCTTCTACGGGCACCGTGGGGTCGTCTTTGTGCGACTGATACAGGTCGATGTAGTCGGTTTGGAGACGTTTGAGCGAGCCTTCCACGGCGCGCAGAATATAGTTCTTAGCCAATCCTTTGTTCTCGGCGTTCACTTCCCAGCCTACTTTGGTGGCTATTACGAGTTCGTCGCGGCGGCCGTGCTGCCGAAGCCATTTGCCGATGATAGTTTCCGACTCGCCGCCTTGGTGGCCAGGCACCCAGACCGAGTAGCCATCGGCCGTGTCGATGGCATTGCCGCCGCCGGCCACAAACGCGTCGAGGACGCGAAACGACGTGGCTTCGTCGGCCGTCCAGCCAAATACATTGCCGCCCAGCACGAGCGGGGCTATTGAGAGGGAGGAGTTTCCTAATTTACGCTGTTGCATAAGTGCTTCTGAAATGAATATTTGCGGGCCGCAAGGCGGTTGGTACCCTTTGTGGCGCAACCACCAGCCCAAATCCGGGTTATACTACTAGCAACCCGGCAAGTTGTTTTGGACGTGGAGAGCACGAAAACGGATGTTCACGTGTTCCTCATCTGCTAGGCGCTAGCTTTCAGTAAATTAGACCGCTGCCGCAGCGTACGTGCCGGGCAGGCATCTTCTCTCACCCACATTTTCATTTTCCTATGCACACGTCCCTTTTGCTTTTCCTCGGCGACATCGGTGGCA
This window encodes:
- a CDS encoding SPW repeat domain-containing protein; this translates as MNKPITRFQHGFADYAYAPLAAAAPRLFGFEKEKTATLLCQILGGGVLLNTLFTRAEWGAVKTIPFKVHLATDVIAGALTMAAPWLFGFAKNKPARNTFLALGGTSLVAGLITQPEEMPENQ
- a CDS encoding DUF421 domain-containing protein codes for the protein MQADDLTTPFDWHRIWWSETEPPLFLLEVAFRCIVTYLLIIATMRITGRRQVKQLSLFELSIILALGSAAGDAMFYPDVPLLHILVVFVVVVALYLLFNRLTEIYPKFSDWLEGKPVCLLADGVIVKKALDGQNLTQKELFGELRQQQVEHLGQVHKIYLEATGDISVFFFPDEQMRPGLPVFPEVIAKARQAIEQTGSYACSTCGHVERLEPASQHACLNCEEDTWVLTCATKRIT
- a CDS encoding aldo/keto reductase; amino-acid sequence: MQQRKLGNSSLSIAPLVLGGNVFGWTADEATSFRVLDAFVAGGGNAIDTADGYSVWVPGHQGGESETIIGKWLRQHGRRDELVIATKVGWEVNAENKGLAKNYILRAVEGSLKRLQTDYIDLYQSHKDDPTVPVEETLEAYAQLVQEGKVRVIGASNFSAARLRESLEASHQHGFPRYESLQPLYNLYDRAEFEKDLLPLCQEFNVGVIPYYGLASGFLTGKYRSQEDLKKSARGGGVGQKYLNDKGLKILAALDKVAEHLHASPAQVALAWIMARPGLTAPIASATSPEQVTELLKATELQLTAEYMEQLNQASA